The Alosa alosa isolate M-15738 ecotype Scorff River chromosome 11, AALO_Geno_1.1, whole genome shotgun sequence sequence AACTGTATGCCTCCCTCCAGGGCTAGTTAATATGCCATTGCTCCCTACATCACAGCTTTCACCAAGCATCATGCAGCCCAGCCTCCTAAACCGTGTCCCTGTACTGTTCGCAAATGTTATCCGAAAGAATAAGGGAAGATCCGCACACCAGATAGCTCCCATTCACAGTTTTTATATGTTGAGATGAAAAcatcacaaacaaaataaaaaaatgtgaatAAGAGCTATCTGATCCGATTCTGGCCTGGGGATGTGCATGGCCTTACTAATACTGCTTCTGTTCACAAATATTTTCAGGTTGTTTTCCCAATTGCCCTAGTGAGAGACCTTTCTTTGATGAGAAAACCATGAAGTGTGTCCCGGCGCATGAGTGTGGCTGCTACGTTAATGGAACTCATTATGGTGAAGAAAAAGATTTGCCTTCAACTGAACCATGCCAAACATGGTAAGTCAAGTCAAGAAAGTCAAGTAAATCAAATAAGTCAGTTGTGTATTCAAGTCTGATTTCTAAGGCACTTACATATGCATAGTATATTcaatgggtaacactttacttgacagtatcgacataagagtgacatgacactgtcgtgaacacatgacactgtcatgacactgtcatgacacataaaacctaaccctaaacctaacgctaatcctaaccttaacttatcatgacaaaaaccgaatgtcacctAATAACAGTTAGCGTTATGTCATatacgtttatgacttgtttatgacacgttcatgacagtgtcatgtcactcttatgtcgacactgtcaagtaaagtgtaaccattcAATGTTGTTTCACTTCATAGAAAATGTACTTAAACTAAAACGTAATTTTCCTCTTAGAATTTAATCTTCTAAGAGTTTTCTAGTATTTCTAGTATTTACAAAGTGCAGTGCTGGCAGATTTTAATACTCCTGTATTTGATCTAATTATTTCAACTGAAACCCTTGTCTTTAGTATTTGTTCATCGGGAAAACCTAAATGCAACTATAATGAAACAGGTAATGCATTTTTTACTTTAAGAAGTATCTAAAAAATTCAgcattttctctctctaaccAAACGTTGTGTTTACCACCACATGACAGCTTGCTACTGTGAATACAATGGGAATAAATATCCATTAAATTACATCATCTACACAACAAATGACGGAGCAGGATCCTGTCTCGAAGCTAAGTGTAAAGAGAATGGAACTATAAGTCGGAATATCTATAAATGTGTGACAACGACACAGTCTCCACCTTTCACTTTCACCACAAGTAAGTTCTGTCTTCAACACTGAGAACGTACAGCATCAAACTAGTAGGGTTTATCAGAATCATGCTTGTGAGTGTTTGCTGAAAGCCTGTTACATATTTTCCATAGACATAACTTGCCTATTTCAGGCCTTTTATTGCacttgttcatttgtttgttaGCAACAGCAATATAACAAATGCatgaaacacaaacaatcaaccATGATGCATAGCAAAACCGAAAGATTTAGAAACATAAACAATTAATGTTCCTTCATAACAGTATTGTATGTTGAAAGACGACAACAATAACAGAATAATTTATAATCATTAAAATAATCATTAAAAATGATAATAGAAACCCTAAAATCAAACAGCCAGCTATTCCTATTCACATTCTAATCCTCACCATTGGTGATAGGTAAATGACACATGTGTTTCTTAACATGTGCTACTGTACTCTACCTGTAATATAGCAACCAGGATGTTCTGGTATTGTGTGCTAACATTTTTGAGAATGGGACAATTACTTTTATAGAAAAGACCATAGaactgttatgttgttatgcTGAAAATGTTGTTTTTGCTGGCATTGTCTTTAAATAACAAGACATGTTTAATACTTCTAATCTGAAAGAAATTCAGGTTAAGTTTATGATAAATTCATAGAGATAACTTTGGCTACCATATTATGGAACATATTTACCGTTATCAATCATTATCTGCCATTACTGTACTGGAACATACCATTGGCCCACAATCCTATTCTCTGTACTAGTAAAGACAGCTATTCAATTTTAGTATTCAGACTCCCCATGATAAAGGTAAATACAAAATTGTCCCATAATATTTTTGTGGATATTTGCTTCTAAGTTGCAAACTGGTGGACTGATGGAGGAGTTGGTGCAGATTGTGAAATCatagtgaaaacaaaaaatcttAAGTGTCTTCATCGTTTACAACAACAGGTTCCACAGTAAGTCCTACCACAACCACAATCAGCACAACGACAGCAgccacaaccacaacaacaggtACCACACTTAGTCCTACCACGACAGTCACAActacaacaaccacaacagagACCAAAACTACACCTGTGAGCACAACAGCTGCCACAACCACTACCGAAGAAACAACTACAACTACTACAACTGgcccaacaacaacaccaagagAGAGCACAAGTACACTAACAACTACAAGCCCTACAACAACTACAGAAAGTACCACACCAGGCACCACAGCAAGTTCTACCACAAGCACATCCTCAGTTACAACTACCAgaccaacaacaacaccagGTACCACACTTAGTCCTACCACAACCACCATCAGCACAACGACAGTCACAACTACGACAACCCCAACAACCACAACAGAGACCACAACTACACCATCAACAATCTCTCCAAGCACTCCTACTGTGAGCACCACAGCTGGCAGGACTACGTCAAGTTGTCAGTCTGAATTAGTGTGTAAATGGACCGACTGGATAGATAACAGTTATCCAAAACCTGGACCAAATGGAGTGGAGATTGAAACACTGGAAAACATCACATGCCATACTTATGGAGAAGTCCAGTGTAGGGCCAAGAAGTATCCAACGTTGACAATAGAAAACTTGGGTCAAAATGTGCAATGTGGTCCTTCAGGATTAACCTGCAGAAACAAGGAGAAGTCTAACGATACATGTCATAATTATGAAATACGAGTCAAATGTTGCATTTGTTTAGGtacaacaaccacaacagagACCACAACTACACCATCAACAATCTCTCCAAACATTCCTACTGTAAGAACAACAACAGTCACAACTACAACATCCCCAACAACCACAACAGAGACGACAAATACACCATCAACAATCTCTCCAACCACTCCTACTGTGAGCACAACAGCtggcacaacaacaacatcaggtACCACACTAAGTCCTACCACAACCACCATCAGCACGACAGTCACAACTACAACACCCCCAACAACCACAACAGAGACCACAACTACACCTGTGAGCACAACAGCTGCCACAACCACTACCGAAGAAACAACTACAACTACTACAACTGgcccaacaacaacaccaagagAGAGCACAAGTACACTAACAACTACAAGCCCTACAACAACTACAGGAAGTACCACACCAGGCACCACAGCAAGTTCTACCACAAGCACATCCTCAGTTACAACTACCAgaccaacaacaacaccagGTACCACACTTAGTCCTACCACAACCACCATCAGCACAACGACAGTCACAACTACGACAACCCCAACATCCACAACAGAGACCACAACTACACCATCAACAATCTCTCCAAGCACTCCTACTGTGAGCACAACAGCAGGCAAAGACTCTAACAACCAAGTTGTCAGTCTGAATTAGTGTGTAAATGGACCGACTGGATAGATAACAGTTATCCAAAACCTGGACCAAATGGAGTGGAGATTGAAACACTGGAAAACATCACATGCCATACTTATGGAGAAGTCCAGTGTAGGGCCAAGAAGTATCCAACGTTGACAATAGAAAACTTGGGTCAAAATGTGCAATGTGGTCCTTCAGGATTAACCTGCAGAAACAAGGAGAAGTCTAACGATACATGTCATAATTATGAAATACGAGTCAGATGTTGCATTTGTTTAGGtacaacaaccacaacagagACCACAACTACACCATCAACAATCTCTCCAAGCACTCCTACTGTAAGCACAACAACAGTCACAACTACGACATCCCCAACAACCACAACAGAGACGACAAATACACCATCAACAATCTCTCCAACCACTCCTACTGTGAGCACAACAGCtggcacaacaacaacaacatcaggtACCACACTAAGTCCTACCACAACCACCATCAGCACGACAGTCACAACTACAACACCCCCAACAACCACAACAGAGACCACAACTACACCATCAACAATCTCCCCAAGCACTCCTACTGTGAGCACAACAGCTGCCACAACCACAACCGAAGAAACAACTACAACTACTACAACTGgcccaacaacaacaccaagagAGAGCACAAGTACACTAACAACTACAAGCCCTACAACAACTACAGAAAGTACCACACCAGGCACCACAGCAAGTTCTACCACAAGCACATCCTCAGTTACAACTACCGgaccaacaacaacaccagGTACCACACTTAGTCCTACCACAACCACCATCAGCACAACGACAGTCACAACTACGACAACCCCAACAACCACAACAGAGACCACAACTACACCATCAACAATCTCTCCAAGCACTCCTACTGTGAGCACAACAGCAGGCACGAACAACAAAGCATCAGGAACCACAACTAAGTCCTGGGAAAACCACCATCACCAAGATAGTCACAACTAGTTATCCAAAACCTGGACCAAATGGGTCCTGCAATCTTCCAAGCCAAGAACAGGTTCCTCAACAACTGGAAAACATCACATGCCAACTTATGGAGAAGTCAGTGTAGGGCCAAGAACTATCCAACTACTGTGAGCCCAACAACTGCCACACGTTGACACAATAGAAAACAactacaaacaacaacaacagtactACAACTGGTGGTCCAACAGGACATTAACCTGCAGAAACAAGGACAAGTTAACAACTACAAGCATAATTACCTAACAACTACAGATGTTGCACAccaggcaacaacaacaacagttccACAACTACACCATCAACAATCCTCTCAACAACCGGGACCAACAACACCAGGTGCCACACTTAGTCCTACCACAACCACCATCAGCACAACGACAGTCACAACTACACAACCCCAACAACCACAACAGAGACCACAACTACACCATCAACAATCTCTCCAAGCACTCCTACTGTGAGCACAACAGGtggcacaacaacaacatcaggaACCACACTAAGTCCTACCACAACCACCATCAGCACGACAGTCACAACTACAACACCCCCAACAACCACAACAGAGACCACAACTACACCATCAACAATCTCCCCAAGCACTCCTACTGTGAGCACAACAGCTGCCACAACCACAACCGAAGAAACAACTACAACTACTACAACTGgcccaacaacaacaccaagagAGAGCACAAGTACATTAACAACTACAAGCCCTACAACAACTACAGAAAGTACCACACCAGGCACCACAGCAAGTTCTACCACAAGCACATCCTCAGTTACAACTACCGgaccaacaacaacaccagGTACCACACTTAGTCCTACCACAACCACCATCAGCAACCCCAACAACCACAACATTTACCGACAGTCACAACCAAGAACGACAACCCCAACATCCAACAACAGAGACAAGACACACAACTACACCATCAACACATCTCTCCAAGCACTCCTCAGTTACAACACAACAGGtggcacaacaacaacaccaggtACCACACCATCAACAATCTCCCCAAGCACTCCTACTGTGGTCCACACCACAATATCAACCACCATCAGCACAACGACAGTCACACCTACGACAACCCCAACAACCACAACAGAGACCACAACTACACCATCAACAATCTCCAAGCACTCCTACTGTGAGCACAACAGGtggcacaacaacaacatcaggaACCACACTAAGTCCTACCACAACCACCATCAGCACGACAGTCACAACTACAACACCCCCAACAACCACAACAGAGACCACAACTACACCATCAACAATCTCCCCAAGCACTCCTACTGTGAGCACAACAGCTGCCACAACCACAACCAACTACTACAACTGGCCCAACAACAAATAGAAACAACTACAACTACTACAACTGgcccaacaacaacaccaagagAGAGCACAAGTACATTAACAACTACAAGCCCTACAACAACTACAGAAAGTACCACACCAGGCACCACAGCAAGTTCTACAACAACTACAGAAAGTACCACACCAGGCACCACAACCACAAGCATCCTCAGTTACaactaccaacaacaacaccagGTACCACACTTAGTCCTACCACAACCACCATCAGCACAACGACAGTCACAACTACGACAACCCCAACATCCACAACAGAGACCACAACTACACCATCAACAATCTCTCCAAGCACTCCTACTGTGAGCACAACAGGtggcacaacaacaacatcaggaACCACACTAAGTCCTACCACAACCACCATCAGCACAACGACAGTCACAACTACAACACCCCCAACAACCACAACAGAGACCACAACTACACCATCAACAATCTCCCAAGCACTCCTACTGTGAGCACAACAGGTGGCAACAGCAACCAACAACCCACACTAAGTCCTACCACAACCACCATCAGCAACGACAGTCACAACTACAACCCCAACAACCACAACAGGACCACAACTAACCATCAACAATCTCCCCAAGCAACTGTGagcacaacacaaccacaaaccAAGAAACAACTACAACTACTACAACTACAAGCCCTACAAGTACAAACAACTACAAGCCCTACAACAACTACAGAAAGTACCACACCAGGCACCACAGCAAGTTCTACCACAAGCACATCCTCAGTTACAACTACCGgaccaacaacaacaccagGTACCACACTTAGTCCTACCACAACCACCATCAGCACAACGACAGTCACAACTACGACAACCCCAACATCCACAACAGAGACCACAACTACACCATCAACAATCTCTCCAAGCACTCCTACTGTGAGCACAACAGGtggcacaacaacaacatcaggaACCACACTAAGTCCTACCACAACCACCATCAGCACGACAGTCACAACTACAACACCCCCAACAACCACAACAGAGACCACAACTACACCATCAACAATCTCTCCAAGCACTCCTACCACAACCACCTACCACAGCCCTACCACAATCACCATCAGCACAACAGCTGGCACAACCACATCAGAAGAAACAACCACAACTACTACAACTGgcccaacaactacaacacaaagagagaaacaaCAATCACAACCACTACAACTACATCCACAGTGAGTGCGTCCACATTAACATCAACCAAAACAACCACAGTGAAAGCCACCACGAAATGCTTCTGTCAGTACGGATCCAATTATTATCTACCAGGTAACTTATTTTTCTAAAGTGAAATATATACACAATATTTGCAACTTTCTCACTGATAACTAGGTCTGACATTCAAGACACAATATAAAAatgtccctctctttcctttagGTTCTTACCTGTATAACAAAACGGATGAGGGAGGCTGGTGTTATACTGCATATTGCAATTATTCATGTCAAGTTGAGAAAGAGACAAGACCATGCCCTTCCACTGCTCCTCCTACCGTTTCAACACCTAGCAAACCTTGCATAGATGTGAAAAAGAAGGTAGGaggtatttttttcttttaaattatattttaatctgAGAGCAATGAGAGTGTACGGACCTTCAATTTGTTGTTATTGCTCCAATGGCAGCATGGAGACACGTGGAGTGAAAATTGCACCACATACACCTGTGTGAATGGTGAAGTGTCCTCCAAACCTGTTCAATGCAACCCCAAGTCCCCAGAGAAACCGCAGTGTGAAAACCAGAAGACGCCTGTGAAGGTCTACGATAAGAGTGGCTGCTGTTACCACTATGAGTGTCAATGTAAGTCAAACAGGTTTGAATAAAAATCTATAGATATCACATACTTCTAACCATTTATTATAATGTTAATACAACTATATCATAACCATGTCATGAAAAGTTTTCATGATGTATCTAACAAGTTACTGTTAGTTACTTTTAATGTCATGTTACTATACTACTGTATACTAAGTTTTTATGACACTATCCATGACAGTTATTATTACCAGGGGACATGGATGTTGAACCTTTTtagaacttttttgttaatatataacaaaatatatatacagttgAAGAAATC is a genomic window containing:
- the LOC125303488 gene encoding mucin-5AC-like, with the protein product MEALSASSYHMSPDTVGTGNMALSWVLQLTVALAFLAQPSASISGVSPAHNGEVCSTWGNFHFKTFDGDFFQLPFICNYKLLYLCEDPSNLNIQFRRVLQNGEPTITALSMTLQGDVIQFSPDSVFIDKEKVNLPFSAYGLRIEKTESYLKVTAKFGVVLTWKKDDSLSVELATKYRNKTCGLCGDFNGIQIYNEFTENGESLSVVDYGHKFKGDGPTEVCEEVDIRPNDECSNATVICRQWLTLPEFSDCRSLIPTEDFVQACVKDLCQCNTSREVCVCDTLAEFSRQCGHAGGTPQEWRSPDFCRATCPLNMEHQECGNPCPDTCSNQERSKLCDEHCTDGCFCPNGTVFDDITQLGCVQREDCPCYHNGQVYKSGQSYSRFCQNCTCEQGQWRCLQLECPGTCSLTGGSHINTFDGTTYTFHGECFYILAMLEDITVLAEIRSCEESSTVSCLKSVTLKTIETIVVIKSSGTVSVNGMPTTLPLHNSYFKIFKPSTFYIIAYHDGLHMEIQLIPIMQVNIIASPKSKTKTTGLCGNFNDVMNDDFKTESGLTEGSAVSFANTWKVHGKCPDVKQTNENPCSMNVEKANYARSWCPLLTARNGVFAPCHLEVNPESFKDNCMYDSCNCENSEECMCAALSSYVQACSARGILLSNWRNGICDNYTSTCPRTMVYSYNMVSCGRTCLSLSNREPSCEVKYGPVDGCGCAEGTYLSDKDECVSETTCPCVQNGDVIRPGEVIKKDGVLCTCRSGTLHCRGHSNEQICSSNMIYVNCSNLNETKGAECQRSCFSGYQECYSTQCESGCMCPPGEFLDQNLECVKEEDCPCKHNGVYYEPGSTVMDDCNTCTCKNRKWACTTQNCYGTCVMYGDGHYITFDGKRFTFDGECDYYLTEDGVGEGNSSFHVITENNRCGASGAACSKAVRVFIEGYEIKLAEDDAQVIKQSNNAELYQIHTIGIYLVIETSKVVLMWDKKTTVMIRLSSELQGKVRGLCGNYDGNGNNEFISRAGQEVLDVVSFGNSWSYSANCPKAVEVKDPCAAEPHKEAWAHKQCNIINSKVFEACHVLVDRSPYYDACVRDTCALGGDCGGNCECFCTTIAAYAAACRIKGACISWRTPKVCPIFCDYYNQPDGCEWHYKPCSPPCLKTCRNPSAKCSSDIPKIEGCFPNCPSERPFFDEKTMKCVPAHECGCYVNGTHYGEEKDLPSTEPCQTCICSSGKPKCNYNETACYCEYNGNKYPLNYIIYTTNDGAGSCLEAKCKENGTISRNIYKCVTTTQSPPFTFTTSSTVSPTTTTISTTTAATTTTTGTTLSPTTTVTTTTTTTETKTTPVSTTAATTTTEETTTTTTTGPTTTPRESTSTLTTTSPTTTTESTTPGTTASSTTSTSSVTTTRPTTTPGTTLSPTTTTISTTTVTTTTTPTTTTETTTTPSTISPSTPTVSTTAGRTTSSCQSELVCKWTDWIDNSYPKPGPNGVEIETLENITCHTYGEVQCRAKKYPTLTIENLGQNVQCGPSGLTCRNKEKSNDTCHNYEIRVKCCICLGTTTTTETTTTPSTISPNIPTVRTTTVTTTTSPTTTTETTNTPSTISPTTPTVSTTAGTTTTSGTTLSPTTTTISTTVTTTTPPTTTTETTTTPVSTTAATTTTEETTTTTTTGPTTTPRESTSTLTTTSPTTTTGSTTPGTTASSTTSTSSVTTTRPTTTPGTTLSPTTTTISTTTVTTTTTPTSTTETTTTPSTISPSTPTVSCQSELVCKWTDWIDNSYPKPGPNGVEIETLENITCHTYGEVQCRAKKYPTLTIENLGQNVQCGPSGLTCRNKEKSNDTCHNYEIRVRCCICLGTTTTTETTTTPSTISPSTPTVSTTTVTTTTSPTTTTETTNTPSTISPTTPTVSTTAGTTTTTSGTTLSPTTTTISTTVTTTTPPTTTTETTTTPSTISPSTPTVSTTAATTTTEETTTTTTTGPTTTPRESTSTLTTTSPTTTTESTTPGTTASSTTSTSSVTTTGPTTTPGTTLSPTTTTISTTTVTTTTTPTTTTETTTTPSTISPSTPTVSTTAGTNNKASGTTTKQQQQQFHNYTINNPLNNRDQQHQHNDSHNYTTPTTTTETTTTPSTISPSTPTVSTTGGTTTTSGTTLSPTTTTISTTVTTTTPPTTTTETTTTPSTISPSTPTVSTTAATTTTEETTTTTTTGPTTTPRESTSTLTTTSPTTTTESTTPGTTASSTTSTSSVTTTGPTTTPGTTLSPTTTTISTTTVTTTTTPTSTTETTTTPSTISPSTPTVSTTGGTTTTSGTTLSPTTTTISTTTVTTTTPPTTTTETTTTPSTISPSTPTVSTTGGTTTTSGTTLSPTTTTISTTVTTTTPPTTTTETTTTPSTISPSTPTTTTYHSPTTITISTTAGTTTSEETTTTTTTGPTTTTQREKQQSQPLQLHPQ